GTCATAGTGTTCCTTTTTTCTTTCCCCCCTTCTTCCTCTTAATGATTTTatcttttatcattttttttttgtagaaagATAACTAATGACAAGTAATTTGAATTTTATCTGCATTCCAGGCTGTAAAAGCAGGTCTTCTTAAAATTCTTTCCAAAATGGGCATCTCATTGCTTTCAAGGTATGTGATTTATGTCATAAAGTAGTTAATAAggacaactggtgcaagtgatTTCCGAATGTAATAATCATTTCTCGAATGTAATAATTGTGTcttttctctttcattactGATACTATACTTTTGACAATCAATTTGTCAATTCCTTGTATATAGTTACTGTGGTGCACAGATATTTGAGGTCTATGGATTAGGGAAGGAAGTTGTGGATCTTGCATTCAGAGGAAGCGTGTCAAAAATTGGTGGATTAACCTTTGATGAGGTGAGGAAGAATACAGAACTGAAGCCTATGAATGAAAATGGAAATTGTGCTAATATTTTATTTGCAATAAAAGCTTTGTTGAATTGTTATGTTATGAAGAAGACTTTGTCTTCTATCTTTGTTCCTCCATTCTACATAATTTTTAGACTATCATGAGTATGTATTCAAATATTTACTCGTGTGCCATGTGATACCAGATATGATAACTCATGACACCTGATAAAATTGTTAAGCGATTTTAACAGATATTACTTTGAGTATTACACCTAATCATGGTTTCCATTTAAGACTTCTTTTAGGAGAATTTAGGGTTTATTGATATGAACTTTTAAAAAATGCAACTGTATGCGCTAGACTTGACATTAAACTTCATCTTCTCTGGGCTAGTCGAAACATGCTTGGTCCAGTTATACACTTTCTTTCGCATCAGAATTTGTAAATGGGTTTATGAACAGAGTAATGGTGCAACAGCGCAAGAATGCACATTTGTGCTGAATTCGCAATATAATTGAGTTGAGATCACTTATAGTAAAACTCCTGACTTCCTGTGTGGCGCAGCTTGCAAGAGAGACTTTGTCTTTCTGGGTGAAAGCGTTCTCTGAAGATACGGCAAAAAGATTGGAAAATTTTGGGTTTATACAGTTCAGACCAGGAGGTATGATTTACTGCTTGACTTGTTAATTGTTGAAGAATCAGTTGAACTTTTGCTGTTTTTAGAAGCAGAGTGAGTGTTACTGTTCTATCAATATAATGACATCCAGATTAGTAATCAAGGTGCACTGAAAGAGactgattttgttttataattttaaaggtGAGTTTCATGCAAATAATCCAGAAATGTCAAAGTTGCTCCACAAAGCTGTTCgtcagaaaagtcaaagttcCTTTGCAGTTTATCAGCAACATTTGGCTAACCGACCTGTGAATGTGAGTCCTTTAGATCCTACAGCATGACATTATTATACATTTTTTACAACAGCTATGTGAGTTATGTATTGTTTGTTGCAGGTTCTTCGTGATCTTCTTGAGTTTAAAAGTGATCGTGCTCCAATACCTGTAGGAAAGGTTGAACCTGCTTCATCTATCGTGCAACGGTTTTGCACTGGGGGCATGTCACTTGGAGCTATTTCAAGAGAAACTCATGAAGCAATTGCAATCGCAATGAATAGATTAGGTGGAAAATCAAATTCTGGGGAAGGTGGTGAGGTAATATAATATAACTGTTGGTATAGACGCATTCCTGTTCTATAAAAGGCaattctttttgtttcttttttattttataaatattttatctGCACTGTAACTATGACTTTATGTATTGCATTCAGGATCCTATTCGCTGGAAACCACTTTCAGATGTCGTGGATGGTTACTCTCCAACACTTCCACATCTTAAAGGTCTTCAAAATGGGGATACTGCAACAAGTGCCATCAAGCAGGTTATTGTGCTGAAATTTTGGAATATACCTTCATAAACGTTGTTGACTTTAGTAAAGTTATCCGGTTTATTGTAGAATGGTAGAAAATTCTCTAGGTTGACTATTTTAAGTATATTTAGGCTTTATATATTCATTCTTCTAATCAAACTACTTAACCGTTTCATAAAATCCATACAGGATACAGCATCCTGAAAACGGTTATTCTCAGTTGAATGCTGCCATTCAGTGAATCGAATTAAATAGAGTGATCTGATTTGTTCAGGCCTCCAATCATatgattttaatttgattgtcaTGAATTAATGCCAACTTTGCCACAGCATCCTGCAAGTATGCACCCTTGaataaaaaatggtaaaatgaAAGCATTGGTATGAGCATTAACGGTTTATTGATTGTCTAACTTATGCATTAAAGTACAAACATCAATACACATCATGATTATAATTAATTCTGCTTTCTGCATTGCTAAAACTTCATTGAATCTGTAAATAGTAAATGGGTACTCTTCCCCTTCCCCCCTCTCCCAAGTCTAAATAATgaagatataaataaaatttccaTGCTTTTTCTGAAAGTGTAATAGGCTTGATGGGGCTGCCAACATGCGATGCCCTTTCTGCCTGTAAATTTAATAAACCAGatgatgaaaaaaatatatatagcaaAAGAAGCTTTGTAGGGTATATATTCTTTGTAGGTGTGATTTGCATTTGATAAACCAAAATAAGTACTTATTCTGTTATAAATTTATGATAgcaaaataagtttttaatcCAATTGGATGGATAGTACTTTTTTTTCCAATTGATCTGGCTGATTTAAATTGTATTTGATCTATAGCTGGTCAGGTAACAGCTCAAGTCACATAAAATTGTGGTGGGCAGTGGTAATCTGATAAAATATATTGCATTTTCTTAAGGTTGCTTCAGGAAGGTTTGGTGTCACACCAACATTCTTGGCAAATGCTGCTCAATTGGAAATCAAAATTGCACAAGGTGCGAAGCCTGGTGAAGGTGGACAATTGCCTGGGAAAAAAGTTAGCATGTACATTGCAAGGTTGAGAAATTCTAAACCAGGGGTTCCTCTTATATCTCCACCTCCTCATCATGACATTTATTCTATTGAGGATCTTGCTCAATTGATCTTCGATCTTCATCAGGTGACTCTCTTGCTTGTTTATTCCCTTGCTTTGTTTGAACCAATTTTAGTGTAATGAGTAAAAGTCACCATGGTTCTCTGGTTGAACAGGTGAATCCTAAGGCGAAGGTATCAGTAAAACTGGTGGCTGAAGCTGGAATCGGTACTGTTGCATCTGGGGTTGCAAAGGGCAATGCTGATGTTATACAGGTGTCTATTGTCACTTGTTATCTATATATTTTTATCTGTCTAATGTTTTATTTCTCAGAAATCTATTATTCATCCTAAAAGCTTGAAATATAATGTGATCGACTTACAGATTTCAGGGCATGATGGGGGTACGGGAGCAAGCCCTATAAGTTCCATCAAACATGCAGGAGGTCCTTGGGAGCTTGGACTTACAGAAACTCACCAGGTTATAATTGAATCATAAATCTGTGTAGTTGCAATTTATTCTGATCATTCTATCCTGAAAATTTGTTTACCATTTGATTGTGGACTGTTTTTTTCAGACACTCATTGAAAATGGACTTAGAGAAAGAGTCATTCTCCGAGTTGATGGTGGATTTAGAAGTGGAGTTGATGTCATGATGGCAGCAACAATGGGTGCTGATGAATATGGGTTTGGTTCAGTGGCAATGATTGCTACTGGATGTGTTATGGCCCGCATTTGCCACACCAATAATTGCCCTGTTGGTGTTGCTAGCCAGGTATTATAAGACTGATTTGTTATTACTTGCTTTATTGTAATGATTTCTTGTCCTATATTTGATAAAAAATTTATCGTCACATTTCAGAGGGAAGAGTTGCGTGCACGATTTCCCGGTGTTCCTGGTGATCTTGTCAACTACTTTTTATATGTGGCTGAAGAGGTACTTTGGGGATGCAGTTGATATATATCTTTCATGTTCATATTAATGTTCATTATTTTGGAGTTACCATTACTGATTCTTGTGAAGAAATGCAATATGAGGAGAGGGCTAAATTGTTCTCAGTCATTTGAATTAATAGTACACATCATTTTATAACATGttagaaggaaagaaaacgggAACTAAATCAACTGTAATTATGGAATGAATTGGGTATGAGTTCTTAATCCAATCCCTTATACTAAAGGATTTCAAAACTGATTCTTCTAATCAATTACACCTCATTTAAAGTATTTTGAGCTCGACCGTTCACTCCGATTGTGGAATTGCTGTCTTTCATTCCCTGCTTGGATATAAGGTCTTGACAACTTGAACTGTTCGGTCCCTTTGGTAGAAGATAAGCTAATCGTTGTTCAAATAATGCATACACACAAATCCTTCGTCCAGTTTTCTTTGATGAAATACCCTATCagttcaatttattttttcttatgaGCTATATTTGTAGATGACTTATTGATACAAAAGAGCTTCATCAAATTGACTCTTATGTCATCTAGTTTAATATTCATCCAAACTTCCAAAGTAGTTCACACAATCCTTCAGCAATGGATCTGAATTTCGATTCTACTGATAATCTCACCAGTCactacatttttctttttgctccTCCATGTCATGGATTGGCTCCAAGGAAGGTGCAGTATTGTGAAGTTGATCTTGATCGACTAGGGAACCTGTATAGTCTCCATTGGTGTTAGCTTCTAAGTCAAGTGTATTGTATTCTTATTAAAATCCTTTCCCAGGACTTCCCTTTTAGTAATGCATATACTTGGTTTAGAGGCAAGGTTTTATTGGGTTATGCATCAATGGACTAATTATGCTAATTGAATATGCTATGGTTGGTCAAATGTGAGCAAGGTATGTGAGCTGACCAACTAATGAACCTTTCATACATTGTTTTGTCAGCTACGGattcttctttggcttcttcCAACTTATGACTAAGGTCCCTTGGGGTAGAGAGTAGAGAgtggtttgaagtttgaacccAATTTTTCCTGTTCCTAATCCTTTTTGCTGTGATATGAAAATCACTTGGTCAGAATATGTCACCTCCATACCAGGGAAATACTTTATTTTCCCAGTTCCTATGTCTCAAGCTCCTGAGCTAGGCTCTGCTTCAATTTgtgattttctttctcttcattcCTTGTCACtacaatgtcatcaacatacactAGGAGGGATGATCTGTGATGTCATCAATTCATGCCTTCGATGTCATCACACAGGCGAATGCAGCCATGAAGGCTGGTTAAACAGAAAGCAGAGGCCAAAGCTCCTGGAGAAGCCCTAGAGCTTTGATATCTTGCGAAGAAACGTAATATTAAATGAGATCTGAATAGTTCTCATTCATTTGAGTTGATGCTACACATCATTATATAGCATGGCATgggaagaagaaaggaaacTAAATCAATTTAGGTCATGGGATATGTTGGAAATAATTTTCTATTTCAATCCCTTAATTTAAGGGATTTTACGACTGATTCTCCTAAGTCCCAATCAGTTTTCTCCTTATTTACGGTATTTACTGCTTGACAATTCTAATTTTCATGTTCCTCTTTGAAGTTCTGATTAAGTTGTATTTTCCTCATCCTTCCTGaaagaaattttattatttGACCAGGTAAGAGGCACGTTGGCACAGCTGGGGTATGAGAAGTTAGATGACATAATTGGTCGAACAGACTTATTGCATCCAAGAGACATATCTCTAGTGAAAACTCAGCATCTGGATCTAAGTTATATCCTCTCTGTACGTATTGCCACAATTAtaaatctttctttttcctttccaTGCCTTTCTTAGTTGAATCAATACAGTCTTCTCTGGCTTGTAATAAAACTTTAATTTTCAGAGTGTTGGGTTACCTAAATGGAGCAGTACAACCATCAGGAATCAGGAGACTCATACCAATGGTCCTGTTCTGGATGATGTTTTGCTAGCAGACCCAGAGGTAACTTTATAAACAACAACTAATAGGTGTTGGTgatataaatagaaaaatatgcACACACCCTTTGCAAAATATTTACTTTAAACTACTTTGTATGTCAATTATATTCAGTGCTCATATACTTGGGCTCATGAAACTTTCAAATTAGTTTTATTGATAAGCTTTCTATGCGAAAAGTCATCGTACAATAGGAATTTCAACTCGAGAGGACCTGTGATCATTCAAAATTCGCTTTATGCATTAGTACttaaatttatatattgtaATTTAGTTTTACGCATGGAATTTCTAAAAATAAGGTTTTTCTAATCATATTCAGCTTCAGTTGAAAGCTTCTGACGTCATATTTGTCATATGCCATTCTTAACtaatcaaattttttttataggcattcTTAACTAATCATTGACTCCCAAATAATAAAAAAGGTCCAGAAACGAATCAATTTTTTTCTGTCTAATATATGTTAAAAAAGGTGCAATCAGAGCAGGAAGTGTTGGataaaaaaatgattaatttACTATCTCATGAAGCCAAATTCGCAGTACCTCTAATTCCAAAAATTGGCTGATTCCCCCTTTTTAATTTACTTTGACTagtgttttcaaatttcaatataaAATGGAATGAAAGGAGGCAAATGGTTTTCTGTGCTTTATAGAAAAACGGCATACATGAGTTAGgaatattactttttttttttttttctgttcagGTTGCAGATGccattgaaaatgaaaagacTGTTAGTAAGACGATAAAAATATACAACATTGATCGTGCTGTTTGTGGGCGTATAGCTGGTGTCATTGCAAAGAAGTATGGTGATACTGGTTTTGCTGGACTGTTGAATATAACGTAAGATGTCTCTATATGCAGGTTGAACTCTAATATCTTAAATCGGATGTCTTTAATTGAAAGTTAATTCTTTTTTTCTCCATGATTCTAGATTTACTGGAAGTGCTGGGCAGTCATTTGCGTGCTTTCTGACACCTGGAATGAAAATTCGCCTTGTTGGAGAGTCTAATGATTATGTGGGGAAGGTATCTTATCAACTCTCTTGTGTTGCACCTTACCTGAGAACTTGTATAGGAAATTTAGACGTTAAATGTGTCACTATGATGTATTTATGTTGTGATAAAGAGTTTGAGACATGTGCTTGTTGCATGATTGTTTTACCCTACTATGCTTCTTTATTCAGCAGTGTACTGAACTCAATTGGTAAAATACTTGGCAAATTTCATCTTGTTCTTCcctgcttttgaggatttcatGATATCACTTTCTGCCATATATTCAAGTTCAGCCATATGAAAGTGAGCTTAATGTTGTTGTAGAGATGAAAATGTTACAATGGGTGAGTGATCTCAAAAGATGCAAGACAGGATTAGGAATAAAGCATTTCAGAGAAATTTGGGTAGCACCTATTGCGGAAAAGATGGTATAGTTTTGCCATAGGTGATTTGGCCAGGTATAGAGAGGACTTGGAGAAGGATTATTAAGGAATGTGGAGGATATGTACGATAGTCCTATAGTTATAGATAGAGAATGACCAACGAAAATTATAGGTCAAACCATGCATAAGATATGGATTTAAATGACTTGTGATTAGACTTTGTTGAGATCCCACCTTAACTAGAGATATGCCCAAGTAAGTCCTTATAAATGGTAGAACAATCAGCCCTCActcctaagctagcttttggagtAGAGTTATGTCTAATCCGAATTCTTACAGACATAATTCTTGATAAACTAATATTGTCATTGAATTGAATCCATGTAGCCAACCACACCTTGGGGGAAAACactttgttattgttttaataaGGTTGAGCAAAATGAGGCTGTCCTGAATCAATGCACCCTCTTATCACTGTAGTGAATGAAATGGATGTTTCTGTTTTATAGTACCTGTCTTGGACCTTATTTTTTGGTTTGCTACATTGTTCTGATGTTTATTCGTGATGGTTTCCAGGGCATGGCGGGGGGTGAGCTAGTTGTGACTCCAGTCGACAATACAGGTTTTCAGCCTGAGGATGCAGCTATTGTGGGCAACACTTGCTTGTATGGGGCAACTGGTGGACAGGTTTTCATTAGAGGGAAGGCTGGGGAAAGATTTGCTGTCAGAAACTCACTTGCTGAAGCTGTGGTTGAAGGCACAGGAGATCATTGTTGTGAGTACATGACCGGTGGCAGCGTGGTTGTCTTGGGAAAGTGAGTAATCTTTCTTTATCAGAGATGTACCAGTCTTCTCCTCAACCTCTCTTTTTCTGTGTAACTGTTCAACCTTCATTGAAGGAAATCATGTAAGCTAACTGAGGCTTTCACATATTTTGTACCTTGACAGAGTGGGTAGAAATGTAGCTGCTGGAATGACAGGAGGGTTGGCTTACCTTCTTGATGAAGACGATACTCTAATTCCCAAGGTCTGTCCCAGAGATTCATTTTACTGTCCTTTCCCCATTTTATGCATGAAACATATGCCTTTGAAATTTACTTATACATACAGAAACAAAAAACTGCAGTAAAAAATATCCATAACCTACTTGAAAGCCATCATTACTGTTGCTTGAAATGAAATCATGTTAATGTTTCGTTTGCTTATATGACACTATTCACAGGTAAACAGAGAAATTGTTAAAATTCAACGAGTAACAGCGCCAGTGGGGCAGATGAAGCTGAGAAGCCTTATTGAAGCCCATGTTGTAAGCCCCCAATTATTTAGAAGAGTTTATGCATGTGTAATTTACACAGGCAGAAATTCATTCataatttttatcaattttatgggttgataataattttttaacctTTCGGTGTGAAGGAGAAAGCCGGTAGTGGCAAAGGTGCGGCTATTCTGAAGGATTGGGATAAGTATTTGTCATTATTTTGGCAGCTGGTTCCACCTAGTGAAGAAGATACCCCTGAGGCTAATGCCAAGTTTGGCACCACAACTTCAGAGCAGGTCACTTTGCAGTCTGCTTAGGGAAACAATTCAAGCTCAGATTGATTACACCACGGCTATGGAGCCATAGTTGTGTCTCCACTTTGTAAAGGAACAGGGATCTACCAATAAGGTGGAAATTTCAAACCAAAATATGGGATTAAATACCCCTTAAAACCACGTGGCTGCCTTCTCAAGATCAGATTTTCCAGCAGTTCGAGGTCCCCTTATACATCCATTTGAAGCAATAGCCTTCTCTTACCTCAGCTTTTGTATAGCCATTTGAACGAAAAAAACTGTAAATGAAATGTAGTTGATACGAATCTGATTGCAGGCTTTTGTGGGTGGCGAAAATAAATTAGTTGGGGCTTGGTATTGTTAATTGTCGTCTCTGTTCTTGTCATCAActgaaaaaatgattttttttcacaTTCACGACCAAAATGCATCCTATTCATTGGGACGTGAATTTTATCCAAATTTTTATGCGTAAATTGTTTCATCTTGAACAAGAATCTTTAGTGGGTTTAATACCTTGTTATTAGGTGAGCTACTTAATTACTTAGGTGGCTCTATAAATAAGGCTCATTGAGAAACATTTTCATCATCTTTTTCAATTATGATATTCTTTCTCTCCATTTCCCATTGTTTGGGACCATGTGGTAGGGATGCACGTTCCTAATTTTACTCATAGTTGTTGTATTGTTTCTTTATGATTAACTTACAATAGCCTAAGAGCAACAGATATTAACATCTATGTGTATCTGAAAATTAGTCCATGAGCTATGTGAAATTATTTAATTGCATGAAATGAATTGGTGTCATTGTAGAGTTAATGACTGTCTGGGTGCAACGTTATAAAGGGGTCCAGATCCTCTCTAGGCTCTCTGCCCGTTTCTGCCTCTCTTCATAGTACATGAGACTATGGACTCCACAAATTTTGAGCATGTGGTGATGGATTCTCATCCCACAACAATGGAGGCTAGAGTCTCAAGCGATGACTTCACATTCGGGGGGTTAGTGGAGGTTGGGGTCGCAGAACTCAGTCGATGGGCTTGGTGGCTCATGATCATTGGTCGTCATTCGGGCTATTTCGTTAATGGGAGGTGACACGGTAGTGGCCTTGTATTAGACATGGTGGTTGGAGAGGGAGATAAAGGATATTGACAATTAGATAAATTCAATGGTTGATTAGCACCGTTAACACGATATAGAAGAGTGTGGTTGGAGAGGATTAAAACCCGGGTATACTGGTTGTGGCTCGTGGGCGGGCCCACATAGCTCGCAACCCGCATAAATTAGAATCGGGTTTTTTGTTGCTTGTGACGAACACGCATCTCTACAATTCGGTTGGGAATGATGGAATCCTCGTCTTTGTGCGTGTGTGaaacataaaagtaaaatattattaataactaataaatattgttattaatgtgaaAGTCAACTCAATTTTATCTTTACCGATTGTTATCATTAGTACTTTTAAATTTGTTCTCAAGTTgtgattaataattttttttaataataatagtttttatatatgaaatatgaaaaaaaaattacaataaaaaattaatataatgaatcaTATAAAAGTATTTTAGTAACTAATAAACACAGTTATTAATGTATAACTCAAGTCAATTTTCTTGTCTACAAAGCACGACTTGATCctacatatatatacatatgcaaATACTtagatttaatatttaatttaatttttatatatacgataataatttttaatttaatattattaaaaattcctCAATGataataatcaaaatcaaaataatattagtcttaattttaatatatgagaaattgaaaaatttacaattagttatataaataaagttttattaataactaatcaatattgttattaatgtgaaGATCAAGtaaattttgtttttacttattacaatcattattatttttaaatattttttttaggttGTGATTAATATGAGTAAAAAATTactattagtaattaatataatgaataatattaaataatattaataactaattaatttatAGATCAAGTCAATTtcactttatatatatatatattatattattattattattaatgtgAAGGTCAAGTCAATTTAGATTTTACTGATAATtattactaattaatattttctcaagttgtgactatttattaaaattaacttactattatttattttatatatgaaaaaatttatagttagtaattaatatattttatgataaaaaaattatttataactaattaatattgttataaATGTTTAGCTTTAGTGAATTTTACTTATATATTGATTGGAATTGATATTTTACTTTATATCTGAGGAATTAAGATATTTTATGATTAATAATTACTAATATAAATATTAactataaataatttatatcatGTAAAGGTCAAGAAAATTTTACTAATATATTTGCTAACTTTCATACTTAACATATTTGTtatatacaaaaataaaaacatttcttagttttattttattatttttacatttctTTCTCACCACCCTCTCATTCATTTCTTTTCACTAGAACTACCGCactacttctttttctttcatttctttAGAGATAACTCAGACACCACAAACCACCGTGATAGTCACCTCATACCACCGTTGTCCTCCACCTTTATTTCCCTATTCAACGATCCAAACCTACCAATCGAATCCTTACAATACCCTGATTGTCCCTGCGGTTTATTTTTCTCCAAACGATCATCCTAGGTCCACCATACAaagccatttttgtggttgaCCTAATCCCTCTTGATCCTCATTCTTTACCCTTCTTCCTTTTGCCAACTTCAAAGTCTTTCCCAATGTCATTCATTACATTTTCCTATGGTTCAAGGTAAAAATCACCACTACGTGGTCCTACTCTCTTTGACTTATGGATCCACCATGAATAAAATCCTTGATCATTTGTTTTCATTCATGAAAAGAGATTCATGGTGTTTTTGGATCTCTGCAGGTTTATATGCTAGTGTGTGCTAGATCGTGTCCAGAGTGCTTTTGAAGGTCGAAACCTTTTAGGGTATATAAGCGCAACCCTCTGCGTTATTGAATTATAATATTTACAATCATTCGTATATTTTACGTTGTACCCTTATGTATATGTAAAATTGTGTTTGATTGACTGATCTTGGTTGTGTGAAAATGAAAATCCTGAAATATTGACTTAAGTGATGTTGTTGAGATAATATTTACATGTACTTTCACCTCATCTTCATGTTTCTCCTCACTCTCCTTCTTTTGATGTGTCTAATATTTTGATTATGAGACCTCTCAGTTTCTTAGAGCACTCTCCACCTAGAAGGTCAGGTTGTAGGGTCATCATATGAGAGTGAGATCTCAAATACCTTAAACATCAATACATGAGGTAGTTCATTGTCTAACCATCTCATCCTATAAATCCTTCTTTGCTTGTGAAAAAGGACCATGGGacaaagaagagaatgagaatgatgaCTTATGAATTTTCAGAAAAATTTAAACCACATATCTTCATGTTTTAGTGGGTTTTTAGACTATATTTGTTTATGGAGCCCACACTCTCTGCATTATATGTGAATAGgacttttgatttttttactcaATTATCTAATTATTTTTTACTTCGTTCTTATGATCATTTTCTTacagtccattgaagaaatgaatTCAGATTCATCATCATTGGTATTCATCGAAGCTAAGGAAGCTGTAGATGATTTGCTCTCTATTCaaaatatgaaagaagattcacCGAAAAATAAAGAGGAGTCCTCAAAATCACCATTGATTGAAAGTGAATGGGTAACTAATCCTATTTGTGATTTCATTTTTTAACGTTAGAATAATTTTTCTCTTTCTGAATTTATTTATATGTTGTTTTGTATGTGCTTTGTGTTAGTGGTAGAACTTCATCAAAATTTGGGGGCAAGACTGACTCGAATTTTCTCTGATTTAATTTCTTCTTTAATGAATAAATGATAtgtgaaatgaaaatgattttgtttttacaAAATGACTTGTGTTAGTTTATTTTTAGTATGTCATATCACATTTCATGTACCGATGCATAATTTTCATGTTGTGaatcatatatcacattcaAGATATATAATGAAAGTATGTGTGTATTGTAAGTGTAAAGAAAAAACATAAGAATTCTCTTCATATATTTCACATGTTTATTTACTTTGTATTGTGGATTTAGAATGAAAGTCGAAGTGGAAAGTCAAttccaaagaaaagaaaaaagactcTTTCTCTAGAAGAAAAATACAGTGCTGATTGGGATTGTAGACCTAGACAACGAAGAAAGAAGGGGAAGAGAAGATGGGACAATGTAAGTGGTTTGAAActccaaatatatatatgagcATTTCATATTCATCTTTATTGTTGCCAATGCAATAAAAAAGGGTCAACTTttgtccctcacttatcacgattttac
This is a stretch of genomic DNA from Lotus japonicus ecotype B-129 chromosome 1, LjGifu_v1.2. It encodes these proteins:
- the LOC130730088 gene encoding ferredoxin-dependent glutamate synthase, chloroplastic isoform X1, whose protein sequence is MALHSVASVSQVLLRPSAPFPSNLHAHWLVDFAPLGRKPKRRNRRFTPSISSVPLRRSAVLNVHRVPHSPPPPPSSSSSDLKPQVANLDDILSERGACGVGFIANLENKASHVIVKDALTSLSCMEHRGGCGADNDSGDGAGLMTAIPWDLFDNWADKQGIASFDKLHTGVGMVFLPKSVELLNEAKKVIVSIFQQEGLEVLGWRPVPVNTSIVGFYAKETMPNIQQVFVKIGKEENADDIERELYICRKLIEKAVSSESWANELYFCSLSNQTIVYKGMLRSQVLGLFYSDLQNDLYKSPFAIYHRRYSTNTSPRWPLAQPMRLLGHNGEINTIQGNLNWMQSREPSLKSPVWRGRENEIRPFGNPKASDSANLDSTAELLIRSGRSPEEAMMILVPEAYKNHPTLTIKYPEVLDFYDYYKGQMEAWDGPALLLFSDGKTVGACLDRNGLRPARFWRTSDNMVYVASEVGVIPVDESKVISKGRLGPGMMITVDLLGGQVYENTEVKKRVALSNPYGDWIKENLRSLKAENFLSTSVMENDAILRQQQAFGYSSEDVQMVIEAMAGQGKEPTFCMGDDIPLAALSQKPHMLFDYFKQRFAQVTNPAIDPLREGLVMSLEVNIGKRGNILETGPENASQVILSGPVLNEGDLESLLNDPLLKPQVLPTFFDITKGIDGSLEKALNKLCEAADEAVRNGSQLLILSDRSEALEPTHPAIPILLAVGTVHQHLIQNGLRMSASIIADTAQCFSTHQFACLIGYGASAVCPYLALETCRQWRLSSKTVNLMRNGKMPTVSIEQAQKNYCKAVKAGLLKILSKMGISLLSSYCGAQIFEVYGLGKEVVDLAFRGSVSKIGGLTFDELARETLSFWVKAFSEDTAKRLENFGFIQFRPGGEFHANNPEMSKLLHKAVRQKSQSSFAVYQQHLANRPVNVLRDLLEFKSDRAPIPVGKVEPASSIVQRFCTGGMSLGAISRETHEAIAIAMNRLGGKSNSGEGGEDPIRWKPLSDVVDGYSPTLPHLKGLQNGDTATSAIKQVASGRFGVTPTFLANAAQLEIKIAQGAKPGEGGQLPGKKVSMYIARLRNSKPGVPLISPPPHHDIYSIEDLAQLIFDLHQVNPKAKVSVKLVAEAGIGTVASGVAKGNADVIQISGHDGGTGASPISSIKHAGGPWELGLTETHQTLIENGLRERVILRVDGGFRSGVDVMMAATMGADEYGFGSVAMIATGCVMARICHTNNCPVGVASQREELRARFPGVPGDLVNYFLYVAEEVRGTLAQLGYEKLDDIIGRTDLLHPRDISLVKTQHLDLSYILSSVGLPKWSSTTIRNQETHTNGPVLDDVLLADPEVADAIENEKTVSKTIKIYNIDRAVCGRIAGVIAKKYGDTGFAGLLNITFTGSAGQSFACFLTPGMKIRLVGESNDYVGKGMAGGELVVTPVDNTGFQPEDAAIVGNTCLYGATGGQVFIRGKAGERFAVRNSLAEAVVEGTGDHCCEYMTGGSVVVLGKVGRNVAAGMTGGLAYLLDEDDTLIPKVNREIVKIQRVTAPVGQMKLRSLIEAHVEKAGSGKGAAILKDWDKYLSLFWQLVPPSEEDTPEANAKFGTTTSEQVTLQSA